A genomic segment from Candidatus Binatia bacterium encodes:
- a CDS encoding LemA family protein — protein MANRMSSLGVIGIALGIIIVGAIFVAMYVRATYNDLVGMQEQAKTAWAQVENQLQRRNDLIPNYVETVKGYAKQETTIFTAIADARARMAGARNPAETIAANNQLESALARLLVVVENYPVLKSSENFMRLQDELAGTENRIATERMRYNEVVRDYNVRIRRFPANLVAGAFNFAAMPLFEAPAAAKVVPQVKF, from the coding sequence ATGGCCAATCGCATGAGCTCGCTGGGCGTGATCGGGATCGCGCTCGGCATCATCATCGTCGGCGCGATCTTCGTCGCGATGTACGTGCGCGCGACGTACAACGACCTAGTCGGCATGCAGGAGCAGGCGAAGACGGCCTGGGCGCAGGTAGAGAACCAGCTCCAGCGCCGGAACGACCTGATCCCGAACTACGTCGAGACGGTGAAGGGCTACGCCAAGCAGGAGACGACCATCTTTACCGCCATCGCCGACGCCCGCGCGCGCATGGCGGGGGCCCGGAATCCGGCGGAGACGATCGCGGCGAACAATCAGCTCGAGAGCGCGCTGGCGCGGCTGCTCGTGGTCGTGGAGAACTACCCCGTCCTCAAGTCGAGCGAGAACTTCATGCGGCTCCAGGACGAGCTGGCGGGAACGGAGAACCGGATCGCGACCGAGCGGATGCGCTACAACGAGGTCGTGCGGGACTACAACGTCCGGATCCGGCGCTTCCCGGCGAACCTCGTGGCGGGAGCGTTCAACTTCGCCGCGATGCCGCTCTTCGAGGCGCCCGCTGCCGCGAAGGTCGTGCCCCAGGTGAAGTTTTAG
- a CDS encoding TPM domain-containing protein — translation MRPKAARGGGRRRGAVRRAARRKGLVRRAALVFLAPAVRNAALALLAPAVRTAALVLLGGAVLLAAPPRGYARDWPPPLGHLSDFAHVVDPASADSIESLAVELREKTGSEIAVATFPDLGGEEIEPAATDLFAKWGVGRKGENDGVLILLAVSERRIRIEPGYGLEGVLPDGRCGGIIRLVMGPYLHANQFGTGLLRGAQAVAAAVAQEKGVTLTGSAGVTPPPLEGNGGPPSFLGMLLILLFFVIVSSAFNRATRGRRGWSDWSGRGGGWYGPWGGGFGGMGGMGGVGGSRGGFGGFGGFGGGMSGGGGASGRF, via the coding sequence GTGCGGCCGAAGGCCGCACGGGGCGGGGGCCGTCGGAGGGGCGCGGTTCGTAGGGCGGCCCGTAGGAAGGGCCTGGTCCGTAGGGCGGCACTTGTATTCCTGGCCCCCGCGGTCCGTAACGCAGCCCTCGCACTCCTGGCCCCCGCGGTCCGTACTGCGGCCCTCGTACTCCTGGGCGGCGCCGTTCTTCTCGCGGCTCCGCCGCGAGGATATGCCCGCGACTGGCCTCCCCCACTCGGACACCTGAGCGACTTCGCGCACGTCGTCGATCCCGCCTCGGCCGATTCGATCGAATCCCTCGCGGTCGAGCTTCGCGAGAAGACGGGGTCCGAGATCGCGGTCGCTACCTTCCCCGACCTCGGCGGTGAGGAGATCGAGCCCGCCGCCACCGACCTCTTCGCGAAATGGGGCGTCGGCCGGAAGGGGGAGAACGACGGGGTCCTGATCCTGCTCGCGGTCTCCGAGCGGCGCATCCGGATCGAGCCCGGCTATGGGCTCGAAGGGGTCCTTCCCGACGGGCGCTGCGGCGGCATCATCCGGCTCGTGATGGGCCCATACCTCCACGCGAATCAGTTCGGCACCGGGCTGCTCCGCGGCGCGCAGGCGGTGGCCGCGGCGGTGGCGCAGGAGAAGGGGGTCACCTTGACCGGGTCGGCCGGCGTCACGCCGCCGCCGCTCGAGGGAAATGGCGGACCCCCCTCCTTCCTGGGCATGCTCCTGATCCTGCTCTTCTTCGTGATCGTGAGCTCCGCGTTCAACCGGGCGACCCGCGGACGGCGGGGGTGGAGCGACTGGTCGGGTCGGGGAGGCGGCTGGTATGGTCCCTGGGGCGGAGGCTTCGGGGGGATGGGCGGGATGGGCGGCGTGGGGGGAAGCCGCGGAGGCTTCGGTGGCTTCGGCGGCTTCGGCGGCGGCATGAGCGGCGGCGGCGGCGCGAGCGGCCGGTTCTGA
- a CDS encoding YajQ family cyclic di-GMP-binding protein, with product MAADNSFDIVSDVDLMEASNAVQQALKEIHQRFDFKGSASDIAMDKETLTLTSDDESKLKSVIDILQGKLVKRGVSLKALEYGKIEPAAKGTVRQVVTIRKGIASEKAKEIVKFIKGTGVRVQAQIQEDQVRVTGKKRDDLQAVIQAVKGHDFGLDLQFTNYR from the coding sequence ATGGCGGCAGACAACTCGTTCGACATCGTCTCGGACGTCGATCTCATGGAGGCCTCGAACGCCGTCCAGCAGGCCCTGAAGGAGATCCATCAGCGATTCGACTTCAAGGGGAGCGCGAGCGACATCGCCATGGATAAGGAGACCCTCACGCTCACCTCCGACGATGAGTCCAAGCTGAAGTCGGTGATCGACATCCTGCAGGGGAAGCTCGTGAAGCGCGGGGTCTCGCTCAAGGCGCTCGAGTACGGGAAGATCGAGCCCGCGGCCAAGGGCACGGTCCGCCAGGTCGTCACGATCCGGAAAGGGATCGCGTCCGAGAAGGCGAAGGAGATCGTGAAGTTCATCAAGGGCACCGGCGTCCGCGTGCAGGCCCAGATCCAGGAAGACCAGGTGCGCGTGACCGGAAAAAAGCGCGACGACCTCCAGGCGGTGATCCAGGCCGTCAAGGGACATGACTTCGGACTCGATTTGCAGTTTACGAATTATCGATAA
- a CDS encoding cystathionine gamma-synthase, translating to MGFSTDAIHAGQEPDPTTGAISVPIYQTSTYVQEELGKHKGFEYARTQNPTRLALERCLAVLEKGERAFAFASGMSAIAAVLHLLRAGDHVVSSNNMYGGTFRYFDQVMATFGVSFTYVDTSDTEAVRAAFRPETRLLYVETPTNPSMIISDLRALAAIARERNALLCVDNTFMTSYFQRPLELGAHLVVYSTTKYLNGHSDMVGGAVVSNDAEASQRLQFLQNAVGAVPGPFDCFLVLRGLKTLAVRMDRHESNARAIAGWLAKHPKLQKIYYPGLPGHPGHALHQRQASGFGGMIAFDTGSVERGAAVLRATRVFALAESLGGVESLISHPATMTHASVPRAEREKSGLTDGLVRISVGIEDLDDLQGDLERALSVL from the coding sequence GTGGGCTTCTCGACCGACGCCATCCACGCGGGGCAGGAGCCCGACCCCACGACCGGAGCCATCTCGGTTCCGATCTACCAGACCTCCACGTACGTCCAGGAAGAGCTGGGCAAGCACAAGGGCTTCGAGTACGCCCGGACGCAGAATCCCACGCGGCTCGCGCTCGAGCGCTGCCTGGCCGTCCTCGAGAAGGGGGAGCGCGCGTTCGCGTTCGCCTCGGGGATGTCGGCGATCGCGGCGGTGCTCCACCTGCTGCGCGCCGGGGACCACGTGGTCTCGTCGAACAACATGTATGGCGGGACCTTCCGCTACTTCGACCAGGTCATGGCGACCTTCGGGGTCTCCTTCACCTACGTGGACACCTCCGACACGGAGGCCGTGCGGGCCGCCTTCCGTCCCGAGACCAGGCTCCTCTACGTCGAGACGCCCACGAACCCCTCGATGATCATCTCCGACCTGCGCGCCCTGGCCGCGATCGCGCGCGAGCGGAACGCGCTCCTCTGCGTGGACAACACGTTCATGACGAGCTATTTCCAGCGGCCGCTGGAGCTGGGGGCGCACCTGGTGGTCTACAGCACCACCAAGTATCTGAACGGGCACAGCGACATGGTCGGAGGCGCCGTGGTCTCGAACGACGCGGAGGCCTCGCAGCGCCTCCAGTTTCTCCAGAACGCGGTGGGGGCGGTTCCCGGGCCGTTCGACTGCTTCCTCGTGCTCCGCGGCCTGAAGACCCTGGCCGTCCGCATGGACCGCCATGAGTCGAACGCGCGGGCGATCGCGGGCTGGCTCGCGAAGCATCCGAAGCTTCAGAAGATCTACTACCCGGGACTCCCCGGCCATCCGGGCCACGCTCTCCATCAGCGGCAGGCCTCCGGCTTCGGTGGGATGATCGCCTTCGATACGGGAAGCGTCGAGCGGGGCGCCGCGGTGCTGCGGGCGACGCGTGTCTTCGCGCTTGCCGAGAGTCTCGGCGGCGTCGAGAGCCTGATCAGTCATCCGGCCACCATGACCCATGCGTCGGTGCCCCGCGCTGAGCGCGAGAAGTCGGGCCTAACCGATGGACTCGTAAGAATTTCCGTCGGCATCGAAGACCTCGACGACCTCCAGGGCGACCTGGAGCGCGCCCTCTCGGTCCTCTGA
- a CDS encoding cystathionine beta-synthase, with translation MNRSTDTAPAAADLSAASPRIHDSILETIGNTPLVRLRNLARDCKAEVIAKIEFMNPGGSVKDRIAVQIVAEAEAKGLLKPGGTIVEATSGNTGTGLAMVASVRGYRAILCMPDKVSREKINLLKSFGAEVIITPTAVPPDSPDSYYEVARRLAREIPGAYLANQYYNPTNPESHYKTTGPEIWRQTGGRLDYFVVALGTGGTVSGTGRYLKEMDPKIKVIGADPVGSILKDFFYTKQMTPARTYKVEGIGEDFIPGTMDFTVIDEVMQVNDFQSLNTCRRLAREEGILAGGSAGTALFVALAVARRAKEGERVVVLIPDTGERYLTKVHSDEWMRDNRLLDSSAVTVAEVVRGKRNHIPGLVSVAYDETAARALDLIKEFNISQLPVLKDGTVVGSVSEGALLQKVLSGGATGETRLEYLIEKALPTLPMDAHLPRVMKLFASSNAAVAIDENGKPAGILTRFDLLEYVAP, from the coding sequence GTGAACCGCTCGACCGACACGGCTCCGGCCGCCGCCGACCTCTCCGCGGCTTCGCCGCGCATCCACGATTCCATCCTCGAGACGATCGGGAACACGCCGCTCGTCCGCCTCCGGAACCTGGCGCGCGACTGCAAGGCCGAGGTCATCGCCAAGATCGAGTTCATGAATCCGGGCGGTTCGGTGAAGGACCGGATCGCGGTCCAGATCGTGGCCGAAGCCGAAGCGAAGGGGCTGCTGAAGCCGGGCGGCACGATCGTCGAGGCCACCTCGGGCAACACCGGCACCGGCCTCGCCATGGTCGCCTCGGTGCGAGGCTACCGCGCCATCCTCTGCATGCCCGACAAGGTCAGCCGCGAGAAGATCAATCTGCTCAAGTCGTTCGGCGCCGAGGTGATCATCACGCCCACGGCCGTTCCGCCCGACTCACCGGATTCCTACTACGAGGTGGCCCGGCGGCTCGCGCGGGAGATTCCGGGCGCCTATCTCGCGAACCAGTACTACAACCCGACCAACCCCGAGTCGCACTACAAGACCACCGGCCCCGAGATCTGGCGGCAGACCGGGGGACGGCTGGACTACTTCGTGGTGGCCCTGGGCACCGGCGGCACCGTAAGCGGGACGGGGCGCTATCTCAAGGAAATGGACCCCAAGATCAAGGTGATCGGCGCCGATCCGGTCGGCTCGATCCTCAAGGATTTCTTCTACACGAAGCAGATGACCCCCGCCCGCACCTACAAGGTGGAGGGGATCGGCGAGGACTTCATCCCCGGCACCATGGACTTCACCGTGATCGACGAGGTCATGCAGGTGAACGACTTCCAGTCGCTCAACACCTGCCGGCGCCTGGCGCGCGAGGAGGGGATCCTGGCGGGCGGCTCCGCCGGAACGGCGCTCTTCGTGGCGCTCGCGGTGGCGCGGCGCGCGAAGGAGGGGGAGCGCGTCGTGGTGCTCATCCCGGACACGGGGGAGCGCTACCTCACGAAAGTGCACTCCGACGAGTGGATGCGCGACAACCGCCTCCTCGATTCGAGCGCGGTGACGGTGGCTGAGGTGGTCCGCGGCAAGCGGAACCACATCCCCGGCCTGGTCTCGGTCGCCTACGACGAGACCGCGGCGCGCGCCCTCGACCTGATCAAGGAGTTCAACATCTCCCAGCTCCCGGTGCTGAAAGACGGGACCGTGGTCGGTTCGGTCTCCGAAGGAGCCCTCCTCCAGAAGGTGCTGAGCGGGGGCGCCACCGGCGAGACCCGCCTCGAGTACCTGATCGAGAAAGCGCTCCCGACCCTGCCGATGGACGCGCACCTGCCTCGCGTCATGAAGCTCTTCGCCTCGAGCAACGCCGCCGTCGCCATCGACGAGAACGGCAAGCCCGCCGGCATCCTCACGCGGTTCGACCTCCTCGAGTACGTCGCGCCCTAG
- a CDS encoding response regulator — MSQDPTRSRVLVVDDEPDLVRILEFGLKAAGYTVETASDGQEGLKKARESKPDIILLDLMLPKLDGYKVCRLLKFDERYKHIPIMILSARTQEGDQTLAHEMGANRFLTKPYEFAEILDHIQALLKEAAAARR; from the coding sequence ATGAGCCAGGATCCCACCCGCTCGCGCGTGCTCGTGGTGGACGACGAGCCGGATCTGGTGCGCATTCTCGAGTTCGGCCTGAAGGCGGCCGGCTACACGGTGGAGACCGCCTCGGACGGGCAGGAGGGGTTGAAGAAGGCGCGCGAGTCGAAGCCGGACATCATCCTCCTCGATCTCATGCTGCCGAAGCTGGACGGGTACAAGGTCTGCCGGCTCCTCAAGTTCGACGAGCGCTACAAGCACATCCCGATCATGATCCTCTCGGCGCGCACGCAGGAGGGGGACCAGACCCTGGCGCACGAGATGGGCGCGAACCGCTTCCTGACCAAGCCCTACGAGTTCGCCGAGATCCTGGACCACATCCAGGCCCTGCTGAAGGAAGCCGCCGCCGCGCGTCGGTAG
- a CDS encoding secretin N-terminal domain-containing protein gives MKRMLAVLTLAAGLAVLATPWSAPAQPQGRATFSFKGARAQDALRLIASQFGVSIVIGKDVPGTLTANLANVTFAEAVSYVAEATGADYRLEGNVLLVNPAGSASRLFRLRYLDPSAAADVVRKMLSDKGSVEPFSGRASAVPGAGGEGVLAETPNGSRENALIATDTPARLERIAAVLGQMDTRPRQVAITAKLVETTLGKDEKLGVDWQLRASAAGATLPTTFPFPKRGGSGDFTATPNPNNQVGGGGPAFPPGQTFPYPTPADYVFGKLSFQEFSVAMDILRQTANTNLVSAPTITTLDNNEAEIVVGTVVPIARYERLKETGTMEISGYDEKKIGVRLLVTPHVADDSTMILSVSPEISEIVEYRGQFNERPVTSTRSATTQVVVKNGETLAIGGLIKTVDLQIVRKVPILGDVPLLGALFTHKTIQKQKVDLMIFVTPRLLGV, from the coding sequence ATGAAGCGGATGCTCGCCGTCCTGACGCTTGCCGCCGGGCTCGCCGTGCTCGCGACGCCCTGGAGCGCGCCGGCGCAGCCGCAAGGCAGAGCGACGTTCAGCTTCAAGGGAGCCCGGGCGCAGGACGCGCTCCGGCTGATCGCCTCGCAGTTCGGGGTGAGCATCGTGATCGGCAAGGACGTGCCCGGCACGCTCACGGCCAACCTGGCGAACGTCACGTTCGCCGAGGCGGTCTCCTACGTGGCCGAGGCGACCGGAGCCGACTACCGGCTGGAGGGGAACGTCCTGCTCGTCAATCCCGCGGGCTCGGCATCGCGTCTCTTCCGGCTCCGCTATCTCGATCCCTCCGCCGCCGCCGACGTCGTGCGCAAGATGCTGAGCGACAAGGGCTCCGTCGAGCCGTTCTCCGGTCGCGCTTCCGCCGTTCCCGGCGCCGGCGGCGAGGGGGTTCTCGCCGAGACGCCGAACGGCTCCCGCGAGAACGCGCTCATCGCCACCGACACGCCGGCGCGGCTGGAACGGATCGCCGCGGTCCTCGGCCAGATGGACACGCGGCCGCGGCAGGTGGCGATCACGGCCAAGCTGGTCGAGACGACGCTGGGCAAGGACGAGAAGCTGGGGGTGGACTGGCAGCTCCGCGCGAGCGCCGCCGGCGCGACCCTGCCGACCACGTTCCCCTTCCCGAAGCGCGGAGGCTCGGGGGACTTCACCGCCACGCCCAATCCGAACAACCAGGTGGGCGGCGGCGGCCCGGCGTTCCCGCCGGGGCAGACCTTCCCCTACCCGACGCCGGCCGACTACGTCTTCGGCAAGCTCTCCTTCCAGGAGTTCTCGGTGGCGATGGACATCCTGCGTCAGACGGCGAACACGAACCTGGTCTCCGCGCCGACCATCACGACCCTCGACAACAACGAGGCCGAGATCGTCGTGGGGACGGTCGTCCCCATCGCCCGCTACGAGCGGCTGAAGGAGACCGGCACCATGGAGATCAGCGGCTACGACGAGAAGAAGATCGGCGTGCGGCTCCTGGTGACGCCCCACGTGGCCGACGACTCGACCATGATCCTGAGCGTGAGTCCCGAGATCAGCGAGATCGTGGAGTACCGGGGCCAGTTCAACGAGCGGCCGGTCACCTCCACCCGGTCGGCCACGACCCAGGTGGTGGTCAAGAACGGGGAGACGCTTGCGATCGGGGGGCTGATCAAGACGGTGGACCTCCAGATCGTTCGAAAAGTGCCGATCCTGGGTGACGTGCCCCTGCTGGGAGCGCTCTTCACGCACAAGACGATCCAGAAGCAGAAGGTGGATCTCATGATTTTCGTGACCCCGCGGCTGCTCGGGGTTTAG
- the pilO gene encoding type 4a pilus biogenesis protein PilO: MPSPIRQPYLGHLVIAGILLASLGVVRAVYVDPREREAKQLRTERGRLEADLADLQHGLQDLDAWQRVHPGEDASRYAARHALPSRSMVAAFLRDVTPIADRWGVKTELIQPAGTPVDVTTTDAAGRTETYRKAELRFRLFASYRSLGEYLREVEAMDQLVVVRSVAIRADAPRASDVSADVAIWLYGTP, encoded by the coding sequence GTGCCGTCGCCGATCCGTCAGCCGTACCTGGGACACCTGGTGATCGCGGGGATCCTGCTCGCGTCGCTGGGCGTGGTGCGCGCGGTCTACGTGGACCCGCGGGAGCGCGAGGCGAAGCAGCTGCGGACGGAGCGCGGACGGCTGGAGGCGGACCTCGCCGATCTCCAGCATGGACTTCAAGACCTGGACGCCTGGCAGCGCGTCCACCCCGGCGAGGACGCGTCGCGCTACGCGGCGCGGCACGCGCTGCCGTCGCGCTCGATGGTCGCCGCCTTCCTGCGCGACGTGACGCCGATCGCCGACCGCTGGGGCGTGAAGACCGAGCTGATCCAGCCCGCGGGCACGCCGGTGGACGTCACCACCACCGACGCCGCCGGCCGGACCGAAACCTACCGCAAGGCAGAGCTCCGGTTCCGCCTCTTCGCCTCGTACCGCTCGCTGGGGGAGTACCTGCGCGAAGTGGAAGCGATGGACCAGCTCGTGGTGGTGCGCTCGGTGGCGATCCGGGCGGACGCGCCACGAGCTTCGGACGTCTCGGCGGACGTCGCGATCTGGCTCTACGGCACTCCCTAG
- the pilM gene encoding pilus assembly protein PilM has protein sequence MERHAARSWWSRIADRPIRGPHALGRAAGLVMPGWNGLVGVDVSETSVKLVRFRGRGGSRSVDVVARALRPDDRGSRIRPADALRELVQATGWQGAPAATAIGGSDIVVRRITLPEMKGADLLSALRLECRKHASGPIEESEIRYDILGRTARDGAASLDLLVTVAPRRRVAEARDLLDQAGLKPVCVTLRSVALLALVDGSVDSEEVTAYLDLGGAASHVAILKGREIRFARDLGVGGDSFTDALRSIVVPGQGTVDLTAEEAEALKRTHGIPFGAEETGTAGRIPLTAVSVMLRPVLERLVRELWNSFDYVNEQFQGESVSRVVLLGDGARVRNLAEYLTGVLKIPVARADAAEKGEGSEAAPTSEMGQGLASLRRGAMNFLAPPEAGTAYRLASAVPQRAAAAIAAVLLLSVSLPAEVAVMGERQRVASLRGSLEEVRPRAEALRRFRAAREEETRLHDLLARLSGGQVLWSYVLRDLSWRVGDDARLTTLEVSEPAPAAGAAQPAGESGREVRLSGLLRTDRERPEKVLGELMDSLSRSPVFDQVRLEGCQTVTPALSSFTVTVRIAE, from the coding sequence ATGGAACGGCACGCAGCGAGGTCCTGGTGGTCGCGCATCGCGGACAGACCGATTCGAGGTCCGCACGCGCTGGGGCGCGCGGCCGGGCTCGTCATGCCCGGCTGGAACGGGCTGGTCGGTGTCGACGTGAGTGAAACCTCCGTGAAGCTGGTGCGCTTCCGAGGACGCGGCGGCAGCCGCTCCGTGGACGTCGTCGCCCGCGCGCTTCGCCCCGACGATCGCGGATCCCGGATTCGCCCCGCCGACGCCCTCCGCGAGCTGGTCCAGGCGACGGGATGGCAGGGAGCGCCCGCCGCGACGGCCATCGGGGGCAGCGACATCGTCGTTCGGCGCATCACGCTTCCCGAGATGAAGGGCGCCGATCTCCTCTCGGCCCTCCGGCTCGAATGCCGGAAGCACGCGTCGGGGCCGATCGAGGAATCGGAGATCCGCTACGACATTCTCGGCCGCACCGCGCGCGACGGCGCCGCCTCGCTCGATCTCCTCGTCACCGTCGCTCCGCGTCGCCGCGTCGCCGAGGCGAGGGATCTCCTGGATCAGGCGGGCCTCAAGCCGGTCTGCGTCACGCTGCGGTCCGTCGCGCTGCTCGCGTTGGTGGACGGAAGCGTCGATTCCGAGGAGGTCACCGCCTATCTGGACCTGGGCGGCGCGGCGAGCCACGTGGCCATCCTCAAGGGCCGCGAGATCCGCTTCGCGCGCGACCTGGGGGTGGGCGGCGATTCGTTCACCGACGCGCTTCGCTCGATCGTGGTTCCGGGTCAGGGGACCGTGGACCTCACGGCCGAGGAGGCCGAAGCCCTGAAGCGGACCCACGGCATCCCCTTTGGGGCTGAGGAGACGGGAACCGCGGGACGGATTCCGCTCACCGCCGTCTCCGTCATGCTCCGGCCCGTGCTGGAGCGTCTCGTTCGCGAGCTTTGGAACTCTTTCGATTACGTGAACGAGCAGTTCCAGGGCGAGTCGGTTTCACGGGTCGTGCTCCTGGGGGACGGGGCCCGGGTCCGGAACCTCGCCGAGTACCTGACCGGCGTTCTCAAGATCCCGGTGGCTCGAGCCGATGCTGCCGAGAAGGGCGAGGGTTCCGAGGCGGCGCCGACCTCCGAGATGGGGCAGGGGCTGGCGTCGTTGCGGCGGGGCGCGATGAACTTCCTCGCGCCGCCCGAGGCCGGCACGGCGTACCGCCTCGCGAGCGCGGTGCCGCAGCGGGCGGCCGCGGCGATCGCGGCGGTGCTCCTGCTCTCGGTGTCGCTCCCCGCGGAGGTGGCGGTGATGGGCGAGCGGCAGCGGGTCGCCTCGCTCCGGGGCAGCCTGGAGGAGGTCCGGCCGCGCGCCGAGGCGCTCCGCCGGTTCCGCGCCGCGCGGGAAGAAGAGACGCGCCTGCACGACCTGCTGGCCCGCCTGTCCGGGGGGCAGGTGCTCTGGTCGTACGTGCTGCGGGATCTGAGCTGGAGGGTGGGGGACGACGCGCGCCTCACGACGCTCGAGGTTTCGGAGCCGGCGCCGGCCGCGGGGGCGGCCCAGCCGGCGGGGGAGAGCGGCCGTGAGGTGCGCCTCTCGGGACTGCTGCGCACGGATCGCGAGCGGCCCGAGAAGGTGCTGGGCGAGCTGATGGATTCGCTGTCCCGCTCGCCGGTGTTCGACCAGGTCCGTCTGGAGGGATGCCAGACCGTGACGCCGGCGCTCTCCAGCTTCACCGTGACCGTGCGGATCGCGGAGTAG
- a CDS encoding NHL repeat-containing protein has protein sequence MIAPVSECRAAERRGGAEEGFSAVLAIVSILILLILGLAMVSLVAEDSDLSVNQVRSNQAFYAAHAGLEYAVLKLSANPSWSGLPSPGKTVGAGSFWIAPPDGVDETGAPLPAGQKRIVANGVAGDALRSIQVHVAAGGISTYAGNGTLGYAGDGGTATSANLKNPEGVTVASNGDLYVCDSDNSVIRKVAAATGIITTVAGTGSPGFTGDGGLATAARFKFPEDVVVAANGDLYVADTQNNVIRKVTAATGIVTTVAGNGAPGSSGDGGAATAARLNSPRGIQVAANGDLYIGDRSSNRVRKVIAATGIITTYAGTGIAGYSGDGGLATLAKLRVPQGLHLTATGDLYVADAGNNVIRKITPAGIITTFAGNGTAGYSGDGGLATAARLTAPEAVHLAPSGDVYVADTGNHVIRSVRAGSGLIATIAGTGTAGFSGDGGAAAGAMLDTPRGIAIASTGIFYIGDRNNDRIRKVGGSLAVTAWVETRQ, from the coding sequence GTGATCGCGCCCGTCTCCGAGTGTCGTGCGGCGGAGCGCCGAGGCGGTGCCGAGGAGGGATTCTCGGCCGTCCTGGCGATCGTCTCGATCCTCATCCTCCTGATCCTGGGGCTGGCCATGGTCTCGCTGGTGGCCGAGGACTCGGATCTTTCCGTGAACCAGGTGCGCTCCAACCAGGCGTTCTACGCGGCGCACGCGGGGCTGGAGTACGCCGTCTTGAAGCTGTCGGCCAACCCATCGTGGAGCGGTCTTCCGTCCCCCGGAAAGACGGTCGGCGCGGGGTCCTTCTGGATCGCGCCGCCGGACGGGGTTGACGAGACGGGGGCGCCGCTCCCGGCGGGGCAGAAGCGGATCGTCGCGAACGGCGTGGCCGGAGACGCGCTTCGGTCGATCCAGGTGCACGTCGCCGCGGGCGGGATCTCGACCTACGCCGGAAACGGCACGCTGGGCTACGCCGGCGACGGCGGGACCGCGACCTCGGCGAATCTCAAGAATCCGGAGGGGGTCACCGTCGCCTCCAACGGCGACCTCTACGTCTGCGACTCGGACAACAGCGTGATCCGGAAGGTGGCCGCCGCGACGGGGATCATCACCACGGTGGCCGGGACCGGCAGCCCGGGCTTCACCGGCGACGGTGGGCTCGCGACCGCGGCCCGGTTCAAGTTCCCCGAAGACGTCGTGGTCGCCGCCAACGGAGACCTCTACGTCGCGGACACGCAGAACAATGTGATTCGGAAGGTCACCGCGGCCACCGGGATCGTCACGACCGTGGCCGGGAATGGCGCACCGGGATCCTCCGGCGACGGCGGGGCGGCCACGGCGGCGCGGCTCAACTCGCCGCGCGGGATCCAGGTCGCGGCGAACGGCGACCTGTACATCGGCGACCGCTCGAGCAACCGGGTCCGGAAGGTGATCGCCGCGACGGGAATCATCACGACGTACGCGGGCACCGGCATCGCGGGTTACTCGGGGGACGGGGGGCTCGCGACGCTTGCGAAGCTCAGGGTCCCGCAGGGGCTTCATCTCACCGCGACCGGGGACCTCTACGTCGCCGACGCCGGCAACAACGTGATCCGGAAGATCACGCCCGCCGGGATCATCACGACCTTTGCGGGGAACGGCACCGCGGGATATTCGGGAGACGGCGGCCTCGCGACCGCGGCGCGCTTGACCGCGCCCGAGGCCGTCCATCTCGCGCCGTCGGGCGACGTGTACGTCGCGGACACCGGAAACCACGTCATCCGCAGCGTCCGGGCGGGGAGCGGCCTCATCGCCACGATTGCGGGTACGGGTACGGCGGGATTCAGCGGCGACGGAGGCGCGGCCGCCGGCGCGATGCTCGACACGCCGCGCGGGATCGCCATCGCCTCGACGGGAATCTTCTACATCGGAGACCGGAACAACGACCGGATTCGCAAGGTCGGCGGCTCGCTCGCCGTGACGGCCTGGGTCGAGACGCGTCAATGA
- a CDS encoding prepilin-type N-terminal cleavage/methylation domain-containing protein produces MVHELLTPSSRRTGGAEGFTLAEVTIVIVVVSIAAFVFTGMFSEAIRSYQYVDAEKGMLQEARYAEERISRELKRVRGATFITQATARAFTFVDRDSATVAFSWTGVKGDPLLYTRNGTARPLATGVDSLAFAYWKADGTAAAPIVAPSATDIWRITVHLRLAKGTQSVSAVTAAFVRSL; encoded by the coding sequence ATGGTTCACGAACTACTGACCCCGTCCTCCCGCCGGACCGGGGGCGCGGAGGGGTTCACGCTCGCCGAGGTGACGATCGTCATCGTGGTGGTGTCGATCGCGGCGTTCGTCTTCACCGGAATGTTCTCCGAGGCGATCCGGAGCTATCAGTACGTGGATGCGGAGAAGGGAATGCTTCAGGAGGCGCGCTATGCGGAGGAGCGGATCAGCCGCGAGCTGAAGCGGGTGCGCGGGGCCACCTTCATCACGCAGGCGACGGCGCGCGCGTTCACGTTCGTCGATCGCGACTCGGCCACCGTCGCCTTCTCCTGGACCGGCGTGAAAGGGGACCCGCTGCTGTACACCCGGAACGGAACCGCGCGGCCGCTCGCCACGGGCGTCGACTCGCTCGCCTTCGCCTACTGGAAGGCGGACGGCACGGCGGCGGCGCCGATCGTCGCGCCCTCGGCGACCGACATCTGGAGGATCACGGTGCATCTGCGGCTGGCCAAGGGCACGCAATCGGTGAGCGCGGTGACCGCGGCGTTCGTGAGGTCGTTGTGA